One Ricinus communis isolate WT05 ecotype wild-type chromosome 7, ASM1957865v1, whole genome shotgun sequence genomic region harbors:
- the LOC8264282 gene encoding syntaxin-132 isoform X1 has product MNDLLTDSFVGDAKRPPNNDDIEMGMPMQRSNSDTGMEAFNKQIQEVERQVDMVSGLLKKLKEANEESKSVTKASAMKAIKKRMEKDVDEVGRIARAIKTKIEAINKENLANRQKPGCEKGTGVDRARMNVTNSLTKRFKDLMIEFQTLRQKIQNEYREVVERRVITVTGTKPDEETIDNLIETGNSEQIFQKAIQEMGRGQVLNTLEEIQERHDAVKEIEKKLLDLHQIYLDMAVLVEAQGEILDNIESQVANAVNHVQTGTTALQNAKKLQRNSRKWMCIAIIILLIIVAVIVVGVIKPWKSNKGA; this is encoded by the exons ATGAACGATTTGCTCACG GATTCATTTGTTGGTGATGCCAAAAGGCCTCCAAACAATGATGATATCGAAATGGGGATGCCAATGCAAAGAAGCAACTCTGACACAGGAATGGAAGCTTTCAATAAGCAG ATACAAGAGGTTGAGAGACAGGTCGATATGGTCTCTGGACTTCTCAAGAAATTGAAG GAAGCTAATGAGGAGTCCAAATCTGTAACAAAAGCGTCCGCGATGAAAG CTATCAAGAAGCGTATGGAAAAAGATGTTGACGAAGTGGGTAGGATTGCCCGTGCTATAAAAACCAAAATAGAGGCAATTAACAAAGAA AATTTAGCTAATAGACAGAAACCTGGATGTGAAAAGGGCACTGGGGTTGACAGAGCAAGGATGAATGTTACAAA TTCCTTAACAAAAAGGTTCAAGGATTTGATGATAGAATTCCAG ACCTTAAGACAAAAGATTCAAAACGAGTATCGTGAAGTTGTGGAGAGAAGGGTCATTACAG TAACTGGAACTAAACCAGATGAAGAG ACAATTGACAACCTGATCGAAACTGGAAATAGTGAGCAAATCTTTCAGAAGGCAATTCAAGAAATGGGCCGTGGACAG GTGCTAAATACCCTCGAAGAAATCCAGGAGAGGCATGATGCTGTGAAGGAAATTGAGAAAAAGCTTCTTGACCTTCACCAG ATTTACCTTGATATGGCTGTTCTTGTTGAGGCTCAAGGAGAGATATTAGATAACATTGAAAGCCAG GTCGCGAATGCAGTCAATCATGTCCAAACAGGGACAACTGCACTTCAAAATGCAAAGAAACTTCAGAGGAATTCCCGAAAATGGATGTGCATTGCcattataattcttttgattATAGTAGCTGTTATAGTCGTCGGTGTCATCAAACCTTGGAAGAGTAACAAGGGTGCTTGA